One Salvia splendens isolate huo1 chromosome 12, SspV2, whole genome shotgun sequence genomic window carries:
- the LOC121756794 gene encoding glutathione transferase GST 23-like: MEEKPNKLRLYGTEASPFVRRVIWALKLKGVEYDFVQEDLSNKSPSLLHYNPIHKTVPVLVHAGKPITESAVILEYIEETWRDPTPLLPEHHYERAMARFWIAYGDQKYHHVFHSFLACSEEGKEKAVKDLLEMLKVVQDEALGDQKFFGGNTLSLVDLCYGWLTSLKYVEQVVGVRVLEPTTLPRLHRWMQDFKEEPVIKENLPDLEAKLPELETLRKHLVSTNK; this comes from the exons ATGGAAGAAAAACCAAACAAACTGAGGCTGTATGGAACTGAGGCAAGCCCTTTTGTTCGTAGAGTAATATGGGCTCTCAAACTCAAAGGTGTTGAGTATGACTTCGTCCAAGAAGATCTTTCCAACAAGAGTCCTTCCCTTCTGCACTACAATCCCATCCACAAGACGGTTCCGGTGCTCGTCCACGCCGGAAAGCCCATCACTGAGTCGGCTGTGATACTCGAATACATCGAGGAAACATGGCGTGACCCCACACCCTTGCTCCCCGAGCATCATTATGAGAGAGCCATGGCTCGTTTCTGGATCGCCTATGGAGATCAAAAG TATCACCACGTATTTCACAGCTTCCTTGCGTGCTCGGAGGAGGGTAAAGAGAAGGCGGTGAAAGACCTGCTGGAAATGTTGAAGGTCGTTCAAGACGAGGCATTAGGAGATCAAAAGTTCTTTGGTGGTAACACACTTAGTTTGGTGGACTTGTGTTACGGTTGGCTTACCTCGTTGAAGTATGTGGAACAAGTCGTGGGCGTGCGGGTGCTGGAGCCAACGACGCTTCCAAGGCTGCACCGGTGGATGCAGGATTTCAAGGAAGAGCCTGTGATCAAGGAGAATCTTCCAGACCTGGAGGCGAAGTTACCGGAGCTCGAAACCTTAAGGAAGCATCTTGTGTCGACGAACAAGTGA